The segment CCACTGATCCGAATGTTCAACGTGGTCAAGAACACATCGTCGGTGCCGATTCACGACTGTCGTGGCTCGTGGCAGGTCTGCTCGCCACAGACGGTAGGCGACTTCTCTGCCGTCGGCTACTTCTTCGCCCGGTCACTCTACCAGCGGCTGCTCGGCGCTGCAAAGCAGCACGTTCCGATTGGCATGATCCACTCGAGTTGGGGTGGTACGGAAATCGAGCTATGGATGAGTGAACCGGCGCTGCAGGCTGTGCCAGGCTTCGCCGCACGTATCCAACATTACCAGCAGGCTCAGGAGGAAGCAAAAAATGCTCGCGCCACAAAGCGGCGAGCGCCGTTTTTCCGGATCCACTCCACACTCTTTAACGCCATGATCGCGCCGCTGCTCCGTTACCGAATTCGAGGTGTCATCTGGTATCAAGGCGAGTCGAATGTGGGACGTGGCGCTCAGTATGCGGAGCTTTTCCCCGCCATGATTGCCGATTGGCGCTCGCAATGGGGCGAGGGCGCCTTTCCGTTTTACTACGTACAAATCGCGCCGTGGATCTACTCCGGCAACGCGGCAAACCCCTCCAGCCCGAGCGTGCGCGAAGCGCAACTCAAGACCCTCTCAGTACCGCACACCGGCATGGCGGTAACGTGGGATATATCCCCGGACTATAAAAACATCCACCCGGCCGACAAGCAGGACGTGGGTTGGCGGCTGGCGCTTTGGGCGTTTGCCGATACCTACCACTTGAAGGGCATTGTCCCGTCCGGCCCGCTCTTTCGATCGATGAAACGCGACGGCGATCGCCTGCTGTTGTCGTTTGATCATCCAAACGGCGGGCTGCACGTGGATGGCCCATCCCTGCAGGGCATTCAGATCGCCGGCGCCGACCGGGTTTTTCATCGGGCAGATGCCCGGGTCGACAACTGGCAGCTTCTGGTCTGGTCGCATGCCGTACCCGAGCCTGTGGCCGTACGGTATGGATGGTGCGATTACGGACCACTGAACCTGTTCAATGGCTCCGGACTTCCTGCGTCTCCGTTCCGCACAGACAGTTGGCCGGACCCAGCCGCAAACGGCAAGTGGTGAACCGCGTCGCTCCGTGATTTGGCACGGCGAAGTTCAAAATTATCGTCATAAAGGCTATAGGTGTTATCTGTCTGACCCCCGGCAGCGCCGTCCGGTTGTAGCGGGGCGCAAGCATGCTCATAGGGCGAGTGAGACATACGGGACATGCGAGTCGTACTGAGGTTGCGACCATATGTCAGGTAGAAGCCCGTTCTCGCGCCGGTGCAGGTGTGTAGAATCCGTTGTTCCCTACATCCGCAATTGTCACCGGCAGCGAAGAAACTGTGCGGCATATCGGGTTGCTCTCGCATCTCCCTTCGTGTGTCTCGAACCGCAGTATACTGTTACGGTTCTCCGACCCAAAATCTGGGTCTGGATTGCGAATGCCTTAGCGGATAGGTTCGCGGGGCTGCGCGTTTCGACAACCGGCCTGAATCGCCGGGAGCGGGTGGAGCGGGCATGGTTGGCCGGTTACCCGGCAGCACTTTGGGCTGGGTACGCCGGTACCGCGTCGTATCGTTCACCGTGCGCAATGGCCACGAGATTTTGCAAATAGCGAGGGGGCAGAAAATGGAGCTGCGAGAGGCGCTCAAGGAGCAGTACCACGCCGGGTTGGCGATGCTCGCGGAGTGCGTGGAGAAGTGTCCGCCGGGGTTGTGGATCGAGGGGCAGTACCCGCGCCGGTACTGGCGGATCGCCTTCCATGCTGCCTTCTTCACGCACCTCTACCTCGGCCAGAAAGAAGAAGCGTTTGAACCATGGCCCGCCAGAAAGGAGGGCGTCGACCACGGCCTCTGGCAGCAGCCACCGGACGTGGAACCGTACGAACTGCCCGAAGAAGCGCTGGTCTACACGCGTGTCGAAATCCTGGACTACATCCGGTTTGTGGATGCACTCATTGACCCCACCGTCGATCGACTCAACCTGGAAGCAGACGAGACGGGCTTTCATTGGTATCCGAATATGAGCAAGCTGTCTCACGAGCTCATGAACATCCGCCATCTGCAGGGCCATGTTGGGCAGCTGTCGGAACTCTTGATGGCGGCACAGGTCGATACCCGTTGGGTTGCCAGGTCAAGCGGCTTGTCGAACTGACGACTGATCTGGGCGCCGTTCGGGCAAGCTGCCCTGCGTACGCGTCGCCTTCGCTGCACAGCTGCAGAATTCGTGCTCGAGCGTGTTCACTTCGGTACCACTGCCTTCCCGGGCGCGGTAGACTTGCCCATGAATCTTGCGGATGACGTCAGGCTGCTGCGTCGGCGCCGACGGCAATGCCTCATCATGCTTATTGGGGGGCAGGCGGTAATCGGCTCCAGCGCGCTCATGGTCCGGGTTGGTCTGAGTGCGCACATCGATCCGGTCACGCTCTCTGCGTGGCGGCTCACACTCGCCGGACTCGCAGCACTGGCCCTGCTGCCACTATCGCCTTATCCTGAGAGCTTGCGGTTGGCGCCTGGTGAGTGGATGCGTCTTCTACTCGCCGGCGGGGCGTTGGCCGCACATTTTGCCCTGTGGATCGCCTCACTGCAGTACATCTCGGTAGCGAACAGCACGCTTCTGGTTTGTACCACACCGATTTGGGCCGGCCTGCTGTCATGGGTGGTCGGGAAGAGGCCGCCGGAGCGTTCTTTCTGGTTTGGTATGGTAGGCGCCGCTGCCGGAGCAATTCTGGTGACGCGCAGTGGCGCCGTGCACGTTTCCAACCAGCCGGCGCGTGGTGCGACGTTAGCCCTGGGCGGCGCTCTGCTCTTCGCTCTCTACCTGCTCCTGGCAGCCGGCCTGCAGCCCCGACTCGGTGTTGCGCGGCTCATCGCGGGCACATACTCGTCTGCAGCCTGTTGGCTATGGATTGTACTGCTCGCTCATCACGCTGCGCCCCTTGTACCGTATAGTGAAAGCGGCTGGGCAGCGATCATCGGAATGGCGGCGCTCCCGCAGATGGTGGGTCACACCAGTATGAACTGGAGCCTTAAGCAGCTGCCGGCCCATGGCGTTGCCGCAGCAACGCTGCTTGAACCGGTGTTTGCCTCGGTGCTGGCATGGTTGCTCCTCGGTGAGCCGCTGGTTGTGTTTCAGGTGCTGGGCGGTGTCGTGCTGCTCGTGTCGATCTGGTCCACGCTCTCAACGCCGCTAGCCGTCGTCGAACCTGACCTTTAATAGGCAAAGCAACCGGTAATCTCGCCACGTGCGGCACAACCAGCGCCGACTGGACGAGAAGTGCAAGAGGCGTTAACCTCTTGCAGTCTGTATGGCTCCGATCAGATAATGCAGACTCGCGGCAGATCCACGATCCCGCCTATCTGTGGCCCATTACCAGCTGCCCGGTCGCAGTTGGTCTGCGCTCGCCCCATTGGCGAGGCATTCTGGTCGGCGACCCGGTATCGCGAGCGGAACCGGAGGCAGGCCAGGGCGCCGGCCACGGAACCACGGCATCAGTCAGCCCCGCGACGGCTCGGACATCCGTTCGCGGGCTTCGCGCGCCAGCGCCGGTAGGTGGTCGGAGTTCGCCAAAACCTGCTCCAGATGCCGCCTCCGCGTCGGCCCGGCCGTGCGCAGCATCTCATCGCCAAACGGGCAATCCACCCAGAACCGGGCAAAAGAGGCGACGTAGTTTCGCAACTCCGGTAGAAGCGCATCCGGATAGTGTTGCGAAAGGTTGATCGTGAACATTCGCCGGCTGGTGCTGCCGCCAAAGCTCGAGTGTTTGGTATTGTGATGGAAGCACACAACATCGCCGGGTCGCGTTTCCAGCGCCACGGCCGGCAGTTCCGACCCGGCAATGCCCAATAACTCCTGCGACCTTCCAATATCTCGATGTAGGGCGTCGGCATATCGGTCGCCCTTGATGTGACTGCCGGGAATTACCCGCAGGCAGCCGGTCTCGCGCGTCAGGTCGTCCAGGTAGAACGCGATCTTGAGGTACCTCATTTCGGAGTACCAGCCGTCCGAATGCCAGGACGTATCGCCCGTGTAGTAGTTACCGTCGCTGCCCATATAGTTGAAGTCGGCGCCGAGCAGCGAGTTGCAGATTGCCAGGATGCGATGATCATCCAGAAGGGCACAGAGCCGCTCGTGTTGATCGAGGAACGGGACGATACAGGATCGGGCTGCTCCACTATGCGCGCTGCCGTTATGGCCGCCGCCGCGTTGCGACCAGATTTCCTCAAAGGCTTCCTCGATCTCGTTGATACAGTCCGCCATCAGGCCGGGTAGGCCGATGTAACCGAACGTGTCAAAGAAGCGCGTATTCGTCTCGGGAAGCATCGGCGCCTCCTCGGGATTTGTCGGAGGATAGGGCGGTTGCATTGCATTCTCCTGTCAGAACATCTGTGGATAGTGCCTATCGCTGAGTAGTCGATTGCCGCAAGGTTCGGACCGATGGCAGTTCGGCGCGGATCCCGTTGCTCCACGGGCAGGGGCGCCTACTGTGGCACAACCAGTGGCGGCGTTACTTTGGTACCGGCGTCGGTGACCGCCTGCGTCAGTTGGTCCTGCGATATTCCCGTGACCCCGGTGCTGGTTGAGAGCAGATTCGCCTCGCGAAGGTCGGCGCCAGCCATATTCGCTATAGAAAACGAGGCGCCCCGGCAATCCGCGCCAAGCAATCGCGCACGGTTGAGGTTCGCGTTGAGAAAGCTTGCGCCTCGCAGGTCGGCGCCTGTCAGATCCGCGCCGGTAAGGTTGGCGTCTGTCAGGTCGGCGTTTCTCAGGTTGATGCCGCGCATGTCGGCTTCGCGCAGATCTGCTCCTCTCAGCCGCGCGTAGCGCAGATCGGCGTCCGTCAGAATCGCTCTGCGCAGGTGCGCCCACCGCATGTTAGCCCTTACCAGAAACGCGATCCCCATATTCGCGCCACGGAGGTCCACAGACTGCAGCTGAGCTCCACGCACCAGTGCAAAGTCCGCCGGGCTTGTTCCACGCCAATCCGACGGATGCCGCGAAAGCTCGGTGTCGGCCATCTGGGCGAATGGCGCGAGCGGCCCGCGGAGTATCAGCGGTACGACGCGCTCCAGCAGGCTCCCCGAACCGGTACCCTCGGTTTGTGCTCGAATTGGTACGCCATTGATGCCTCCATAACTAGCTGCGGCTGTGATCAACGCGACTGCAACCATGGTAACTGCAGCGGAGGTAGATTGAAGGCCACGGCGGAGCGTTGTGGACGTGAGCGTCTGAACGCATCGGAGGTAGAAAGCAACGGCAACCCCGCTGAATAGTGATACGAGAGCAACATGGAGGCCGCTCACGATCCAGTTGTGCGCTCGAAGGCCGCGCAGCCAGAAAGCCGCAGCCGTTACTGGGGCCGCTCCCCAAACAAGCAGCACAACCAGCGCAACCTGTAACTTGAACACGGCAGGTTGAGACGACCGGAGTGTTGGTGACCAGGCGCGCACGATTGCTGTCAGCGCGCCGCCGCCTACGGTAATGTCCACCGGCAGTCCATCCGTGAACACGGCCGGTAGGAGGGCCAAACGCTCCCAAAGGCGCTGCATGGCCACCGCGAGATAGATCCACGATATTCCAACCAGGAGGGGACCCAACACCAGCAGCGTACTCCCCGAGACCTCCACCCCCGTCAACGGCATCGTTGCGCCATACTGCGGAACAAACAGCGTGGCATCGCGCATCGCGGTGAGCGCCAGCAGCACCCATGCCGCGCACGTAAGGTAGACCACCAGGGAGATGACCGCGCTCTTTACGCTGGCGCGTGTAGTAAAAATGGCGTCAAAGTGCAGGTTTGCCGGCAAGGTGGCGCTGCGCAAATCGGCGCCTGATAACTGCACCGTCGTGAGATCGGTGCTCTTTGACATATTGGCGCTCCAAAGCGTCGAGCGCTGTAATCGAGTGTCCCTCAGGACGGCTTCGTGGAACTCAGCGCCGCTCAGGAACGAACCCCTGAGGTCTGCACCGGTAAGGTCGGCGCCGGTGAAATCTGCGTTGGAGAGCTCCTGATCGGAGAGATCTACGTTCCGCAGCGAGCAGTGAGCAAAGTTGGCCGGTTGCGCGTCCTGCTCCTGTCGGACCCATCGCCGGTGTGCATCCAGGCGCGACGTAAGCTCGGCAGCAGTAATGGAGCGTAGTTTATTCGCCATAAAGTGGCTTTGGTGGGGATACGGTGCGGCAGCGCATTGCGTTATGTTTCGTTGCCATGGCGCCGCACTCCTGCCCTGGCGAACTCCTCGCCCACAGGCGCCATACCGGTCGGATGGCGCTTTGGTGTACAATTGTATACAACGTACGGCTCCGGCCTGTCACTGTCAACGTCACTTAAGCGTTAATTGGTGAGTAACGCCTTATCCGCGTTGCACAACTCGGGAACTGTGTGGAACTAGGTAGCGTGCGCCGATTGGCGCCAACAGGGAAAGGAGCAGGACTGTGAAACGCGAAACTCCGGTCCTCATGATATCGCTGCAGATTCCGGTGGAAGACGAGACCACACCGAACGATGTGCTGGAAGCCATCGCGTCGGAGGTCAGGGCGGCCTTTGACCGGCTCCGGAGGGAACAACAGGCCCGCGCCGATGGCAATGACATCGCTGAGATGCGCGTCACCGCCGAAACGCAGGAGCCGCTTAGCGAGGCGACGCAGCACAACCTGCTCAAGGAGATGGGCTACCCAGACGATTGATCAACCGCCGTGCACGGGCGCTCGGCACCTGGTCACGCTATAGTGGCTGGTCCTGGCATCAGCGGTAAAAGCTACAAAACGGGGCTGGATTGCAGAGCAGCAATCCAGCCCCGTTTCTATGTTGGATTGCTCCGCTTTAGAGGGAGTAGTTGGCGCGGAAATGCGGGTGGATGATCCGCTGCACTTCCGGAGCGTTGGTTGCGCGCAGGCGGCGGGCGTCCCACTCAATCTTCTTGGGACTGGCCCAAACTGCCAGGTTGCCCAGCACCACCGTCTTCGTAAGCGGTACCGCATAGTTGGGGAAGTTCGATACTGCCGGGATACCGCCCTGAATTGCGCGCACCCACTCGCGAAAATGACCCGGCGAATGTGGATAGTCAACCTGCCCAACGTCCACGCCGCCATCGATAACCTTGCCATGACCACCGTAATCGCCGGGAGCGTATACCGTACCGGAGCTGCCGATCATAAGTGAACCGCTGCTGGAGACCGGTTGGCCATGGAAAAGTTCGGTGGGTGGCAGCTTACCGCCGTCGTACCAGGTCATCGTGAGCGGGGGATGCAGGTTTGTGCGGTCGAACTTGTAGGTGATCAAGCTCCACGCCGGATACGAGTCGTGGTTGGTACCCGAGGTCTGCGCCTGAACGCTTAATGGGTCTCGCAGGTCCAGCGCCATGAATGGCAGATTCATGGTGTGACACGCCATATCGCCGAGGGCGCCACAGCCGAAATCCCACCAACCGCGCCACGAGAAGGGGTGATAACCCGGCGCATAGGGCCGTGCGGGCGCGGAACCCAGCCAGGCGTCCCAGTGCAGCGTTGAGGGAACCGGCGCCGGCGCCGGGCGCTCGATGCCCTGAGGCCAGATTGGCCTGTTCGTCCAGACGTGTACATCGGTCACCTTGCCAATTGCGCCCTTTTGAACCTGCGCAGCCATCTGTCGCAAACCGTCAGCCGCAGTGCCCTGGTTTCCCATTTCGGTGGCAACGTGCATCTGCTCCGCAATATCAGCAAGGCGCTGCGCTTCCCAAACGCTGTGAGCCAGCGGCTTCTGGCAGAAGCAGTGTTTGCCCATCTTCATGGCCATCCCGGCGGCTACGGCATGGTTGCAATCGGGGATGCTCACGGTTACGGCATCAATATGCTTTCCGTACTGCTCCAGCATCGTGCGGAAATCGAAGAACTGCTCCGCCTTCGGAAACCGTGCGGCGCCACGAGCCCGCGTGTTGTCGTCCACATCACAAATCGCCACCATGTTTCCGTGGCTGGCGGCATCATCGCTATCGCTTTCGCCCTTGCCGCCAACGCCGATGCTGGCAAACGAAATCTGCGAATTGGGTGACTGTTTGGCCGCGCGCGCCGCCGTGTCGCCCACCCAAACCGAAAAGCTGGTAAACGCGGCCTGCGTAATAAACTGACGCCGTGATCGCCGGTTGCTCATAGATGGAATCCTCCTGGAGCCGCGGCCCGCACCATGCAGGCTCGACGTGCATCCGTGCCTGCATTCGCGCGCCGAGTTCAAAACTCCTGCATCATACGTACGCCGTCGGCCGGTCGTGGCAGGAGGCGGGGTTGAGAGCGTCGAACCGCTTTTGAGTTACGGGCAAACTGAACCTAAACGACTCGCGCAGAGGAGCTTGATGAATACAGACACCGCGCTGAAATACCGGCGCCAGCTCACGGACGACGGCTTTTGCGTGATTGAGAACGTAGTGCCGGAATCGCTTCTCGAAGAACTGCGGGTCGAAACCGACCGGCTGCTCGATTCTGTGGAGCATCCGGAGCACTGGAAATACCAGGGATCCGACCTTCACGTCCGTGGTAGCGAAAACGACGTCATCGACCGGCTCGACAAGTTACCGGCGGCGCGCCAGGCGCTCGATGCCATGGGGCTTGTGGACTTCAAGTCGCGCGGCGGCTTTATCATCCTCAGCAAGCCGCCCGGGGGGCCGGCGCTGTACTGGCACCAGGACTGGACGCAGTGGAACGATCCGATCAGCGCCGCACCATGGCCGCAGTATCTATTTCTATCGTACTACCTGGTAGATACCAGTGTGGAGAACGGTTGCTTCCAGGCGATTCCTGGTACACATCGCCAACGCATTCCGCTCCACGACAAGCTGGCCGTGGCCCATACCGACGCCAGTTATTTCGCTCCGGAGTCGGAGCAGCATCTGTTCGGCGAGCCTGACGGCGCGGTCGATGTGCCGGTGAAGGCCGGCTCGCTGGTTATTGGTGAAGGCCGGATGCTGCACGCGGCACGTGCCAATCAGAGCCTGAACAGGCGTACGCTGCTGCTTGGATGGTACGACCGGCCGGCAACCATACCGGACTACTGGACCGGGTCGGTACCGGAAGAGATTCTAAGCCGCCGGCCGGATACAACCTGGCCGAGCACGCGCGAGCCGGGCGTCTACCTCAAGCCGCACGGCTAGGGGGTTACGGTGGCCCCAGGAGCCGCCGGTGGGCTGACGGCCGCGTCCGGCTTGCGCAGGAGACTCCCGTCGACGCGACCCATGTTAAGTCGTGATGAGATGCCAATCACCACAATCCCGAGCAGAACCAGAATGAGCATACCCACGGCACGCTTCTGCTGCAAGGGAGCAAATATCTTGACCGGGTGCAGCATTGCAACCGACAGCACCAGCATCAGCATCACGATGCCGATCTTCATGCCCACAAGCATGTGATATGTCGCGGCAACATGGGGCGACACAACATAGTAGTTGTAGAACCCGGTGACCAGCACCACTACCCAAAGACCCATCAAAGCCATACCTGCCTTGCGCCACTGCGCCTTGATGAGATCCGCCGCGGGAGATTCCGGGGCTACGGTTATCGTGCACAGTAACAGCCACATAAAGAAGCTGCCGCCCAGAACGCCAATAATGCTCATCACGTGCAGCCACTTACTGATGAAAGCCATGGGAATCCTCCGGAGCCACTACCGTGGCCGACCGACCTGTTACCTGGGCAGGAGGCCCGCAAGGTCGCTCGGCGGATACCGACGGGCCCTAACGCTGAACGGCTCACCGTAGTGGACCGGCGGCCGCTTTATGAACCCGCCTGTCGCCAGATAAAAGCGATTGCCGCTCACGCCGCCGCCATAGTCCTTGCGCTCGGTTTTACCGGTGCCATCGTGGC is part of the Armatimonadota bacterium genome and harbors:
- a CDS encoding sialate O-acetylesterase: MKAWCFPAAVAVVAALGSMLPSACRADIRLPALLSDNMVLQRNTRVTLWGTASPGEPVAVSASWGPTAHAVAGSDGGWLVRIPTTRAGGPYTITFRGDNTVTLHNVMLGEVWVCSGQSNMEFTVRPSAPFALQDASHEIAAANWPLIRMFNVVKNTSSVPIHDCRGSWQVCSPQTVGDFSAVGYFFARSLYQRLLGAAKQHVPIGMIHSSWGGTEIELWMSEPALQAVPGFAARIQHYQQAQEEAKNARATKRRAPFFRIHSTLFNAMIAPLLRYRIRGVIWYQGESNVGRGAQYAELFPAMIADWRSQWGEGAFPFYYVQIAPWIYSGNAANPSSPSVREAQLKTLSVPHTGMAVTWDISPDYKNIHPADKQDVGWRLALWAFADTYHLKGIVPSGPLFRSMKRDGDRLLLSFDHPNGGLHVDGPSLQGIQIAGADRVFHRADARVDNWQLLVWSHAVPEPVAVRYGWCDYGPLNLFNGSGLPASPFRTDSWPDPAANGKW
- a CDS encoding DMT family transporter; amino-acid sequence: MNLADDVRLLRRRRRQCLIMLIGGQAVIGSSALMVRVGLSAHIDPVTLSAWRLTLAGLAALALLPLSPYPESLRLAPGEWMRLLLAGGALAAHFALWIASLQYISVANSTLLVCTTPIWAGLLSWVVGKRPPERSFWFGMVGAAAGAILVTRSGAVHVSNQPARGATLALGGALLFALYLLLAAGLQPRLGVARLIAGTYSSAACWLWIVLLAHHAAPLVPYSESGWAAIIGMAALPQMVGHTSMNWSLKQLPAHGVAAATLLEPVFASVLAWLLLGEPLVVFQVLGGVVLLVSIWSTLSTPLAVVEPDL
- a CDS encoding phytanoyl-CoA dioxygenase family protein, with product MQPPYPPTNPEEAPMLPETNTRFFDTFGYIGLPGLMADCINEIEEAFEEIWSQRGGGHNGSAHSGAARSCIVPFLDQHERLCALLDDHRILAICNSLLGADFNYMGSDGNYYTGDTSWHSDGWYSEMRYLKIAFYLDDLTRETGCLRVIPGSHIKGDRYADALHRDIGRSQELLGIAGSELPAVALETRPGDVVCFHHNTKHSSFGGSTSRRMFTINLSQHYPDALLPELRNYVASFARFWVDCPFGDEMLRTAGPTRRRHLEQVLANSDHLPALAREARERMSEPSRG
- a CDS encoding pentapeptide repeat-containing protein; amino-acid sequence: MANKLRSITAAELTSRLDAHRRWVRQEQDAQPANFAHCSLRNVDLSDQELSNADFTGADLTGADLRGSFLSGAEFHEAVLRDTRLQRSTLWSANMSKSTDLTTVQLSGADLRSATLPANLHFDAIFTTRASVKSAVISLVVYLTCAAWVLLALTAMRDATLFVPQYGATMPLTGVEVSGSTLLVLGPLLVGISWIYLAVAMQRLWERLALLPAVFTDGLPVDITVGGGALTAIVRAWSPTLRSSQPAVFKLQVALVVLLVWGAAPVTAAAFWLRGLRAHNWIVSGLHVALVSLFSGVAVAFYLRCVQTLTSTTLRRGLQSTSAAVTMVAVALITAAASYGGINGVPIRAQTEGTGSGSLLERVVPLILRGPLAPFAQMADTELSRHPSDWRGTSPADFALVRGAQLQSVDLRGANMGIAFLVRANMRWAHLRRAILTDADLRYARLRGADLREADMRGINLRNADLTDANLTGADLTGADLRGASFLNANLNRARLLGADCRGASFSIANMAGADLREANLLSTSTGVTGISQDQLTQAVTDAGTKVTPPLVVPQ
- a CDS encoding Gfo/Idh/MocA family oxidoreductase; the protein is MSNRRSRRQFITQAAFTSFSVWVGDTAARAAKQSPNSQISFASIGVGGKGESDSDDAASHGNMVAICDVDDNTRARGAARFPKAEQFFDFRTMLEQYGKHIDAVTVSIPDCNHAVAAGMAMKMGKHCFCQKPLAHSVWEAQRLADIAEQMHVATEMGNQGTAADGLRQMAAQVQKGAIGKVTDVHVWTNRPIWPQGIERPAPAPVPSTLHWDAWLGSAPARPYAPGYHPFSWRGWWDFGCGALGDMACHTMNLPFMALDLRDPLSVQAQTSGTNHDSYPAWSLITYKFDRTNLHPPLTMTWYDGGKLPPTELFHGQPVSSSGSLMIGSSGTVYAPGDYGGHGKVIDGGVDVGQVDYPHSPGHFREWVRAIQGGIPAVSNFPNYAVPLTKTVVLGNLAVWASPKKIEWDARRLRATNAPEVQRIIHPHFRANYSL
- a CDS encoding phytanoyl-CoA dioxygenase family protein, giving the protein MNTDTALKYRRQLTDDGFCVIENVVPESLLEELRVETDRLLDSVEHPEHWKYQGSDLHVRGSENDVIDRLDKLPAARQALDAMGLVDFKSRGGFIILSKPPGGPALYWHQDWTQWNDPISAAPWPQYLFLSYYLVDTSVENGCFQAIPGTHRQRIPLHDKLAVAHTDASYFAPESEQHLFGEPDGAVDVPVKAGSLVIGEGRMLHAARANQSLNRRTLLLGWYDRPATIPDYWTGSVPEEILSRRPDTTWPSTREPGVYLKPHG